A DNA window from Bombus vancouverensis nearcticus chromosome 6, iyBomVanc1_principal, whole genome shotgun sequence contains the following coding sequences:
- the LOC117155795 gene encoding uncharacterized protein LOC117155795 — protein MARARPDDVLLFRLAKAWLLAIALSLTAATGQNLKASQRDQLSTVRAELPNSVRLPRQVQPSRPLLLYNALTIPQSPAVERHPRKRQLGDLGANFQPLTLPLSGQPHSPLHRATFDPNTKTSIVSRINEPAKHVIEPRISAEASHITFLTPQVVSTRRAHGFDGHSFYHSHNHHGGHHHSHHHGHHAHHDHHAKHKHEHGHKHHSEHEHKHGHEHHVEHKHQEDHKHHHGHHHHHGHDHHHGHKHHSDHKHHHGHEHKHEHGHKHEHKHGHDHKHHGEHHHHHGHQHHSKHEHHEEHKHHAEHHHHHKHHHHNEHHHHHDHHHVNEHHHHHTHKETENHHHHHGHDHHEHHKHGHKEEHKHHHGHEHKHGHHEDHHHGHHEDHHHKHGHEHKHGHHSDHHHKHGHEHKQSHHEEHHHGHHEDHKHSHHEDHHHKHGHEHKHGHKEEHHHGHHEDHHHSHHQDHKHNHHEEHKHGHEHKEEHKHGHEHKHHHDHHEGHHHHEHHKHHASHEHKHGHSHEEHHKHFDDHHHKHLHDSHHKHHEGHHHSAFEQHGHYKGLGHYAFDASQNHEEYVFPEESETVVVTPQVEDILKIKKEAEIEKTTEQTTTEDQT, from the coding sequence GCGTGGCTTCTAGCCATCGCTCTGTCACTGACAGCGGCGACTGGCCAAAACCTGAAAGCATCGCAAAGAGATCAACTATCAACAGTCAGAGCAGAATTGCCCAATTCTGTCAGGCTCCCGCGGCAAGTACAGCCATCTCGACCGTTACTGCTGTACAACGCTCTAACAATCCCACAGTCACCTGCCGTTGAGAGACATCCACGAAAACGGCAATTAGGCGATCTGGGAGCCAATTTCCAACCGCTAACGTTGCCCCTAAGCGGCCAGCCTCATTCGCCGCTACATCGAGCCACTTTCGACCCCAACACCAAGACCAGCATCGTTTCCCGGATCAACGAACCAGCAAAACATGTGATCGAACCACGAATTTCGGCTGAAGCGTCGCATATCACTTTTCTGACGCCACAGGTCGTTTCTACGCGTCGAGCTCACGGATTCGATGGTCATTCTTTTTACCATAGTCACAACCATCACGGTGGACATCATCATTCTCATCATCATGGACACCACGCACATCACGATCATCATGCCAAACATAAGCACGAACATGGTCACAAGCATCATAGTGAACACGAACACAAACACGGACATGAACATCACGTTGAGCATAAACATCAGGAAGACCACAAACATCACCATggtcaccatcatcatcatggACACGATCACCATCATGGTCACAAGCATCATTCTGATCATAAACATCATCATGGACACGAACATAAACACGAACATGGCCATAAGCATGAACACAAGCATGGTCACGATCATAAACATCATGGAGAACACCATCATCACCATGGGCACCAACATCATTCGAAACATGAACATCACGAGGAACACAAACATCATGCCGAGCACCACCATCATCATAAGCATCATCATCATAACGAACATCATCACCACCACGATCATCATCACGTTAATGAGCATCACCATCATCATACTCACAAGGAGACCGAGAACCATCATCATCACCATGGGCACGATCATCACGAACACCATAAACACGGCCACAAGGAGGAACACAAGCATCATCATGGACACGAGCATAAACATGGACATCACGAAGATCATCATCATGGCCACCATGAGGATCATCATCATAAACACGGACACGAACATAAACATGGTCATCATTCGGACCATCATCACAAACACGGACACGAACACAAGCAGAGCCATCACGAGGAACATCATCATGGGCATCACGAGGATCACAAGCATAGTCATCATGAGGACCATCACCATAAACACGGCCATGAGCATAAACATGGTCACAAGGAAGAACATCACCATGGACATCACGAAGATCATCATCATTCCCACCATCAGGACCACAAGCATAATCATCACGAAGAACACAAACACGGTCACGAACACAAAGAAGAACATAAACATGGACACGAGCATAAGCATCACCATGATCATCACGAAGGACATCACCATCACGAACATCACAAACACCATGCATCCCATGAACACAAACATGGACATTCACACGAGGAACATCACAAGCATTTCGACGATCATCATCATAAACATCTTCACGATAGCCATCACAAACATCACGAAGGCCATCATCACTCTGCTTTCGAGCAACATGGACACTACAAAGGATTGGGACATTACGCTTTTGATGCTTCTCAGAATCACGAAGAATATGTATTTCCGGAAGAGAGTGAGACGGTCGTAGTAACACCGCAAGTGGAGGATATTctgaagattaaaaaggaagcGGAAATAGAGAAAACTACCGAGCAAACGACAACCGAGGATCAAACATAA